In Scytonema millei VB511283, the genomic window AGCAGAAGCAGCCGTCTGTGGCAAGCAGGCGCGGGAGTTAGCGACGACGTTGATTTTAGCAGTTGCTACCCCAGAATTAGTCGCCGCAGTGCAGGTAGGTGATGGCTTGGCAGTAGCGAGCGATCGCGACGGTCAGATTTTTGCTCTGACTGCCGCTCAAAAGGGAGAATATATTAATGAAACAACTTTTCTAGTTTCCCCCCAAGCCTTGGAGACAGTCCAAGTCAACGTTTGGCGGGGAACAACGACAAATATTGCCGTGTTTTCAGATGGGTTGCAGATGCTTGCTGTGAACATGGGCGATGGTTCACCATACAAACCATTTTTTTCTCCCCTGTTTCAATTTATGGCAGGCGTGGAGGATGAGAGTGAAGCTAAAGAACAACTGGCGGCGTTTTTGCGATCGCCAAGAATTACGGAACGG contains:
- a CDS encoding PP2C family serine/threonine-protein phosphatase — its product is MRNDAHDELYTTGQLDAPAQIRQWRVASASVRGTSHEKVGQLCQDAHHWEKLPTGVLVAAVADGAGSAALGKVGAIVAAQTAVETICAESSRLHLIDDEQSWQRILTQALAAAKTAVEAEAAVCGKQARELATTLILAVATPELVAAVQVGDGLAVASDRDGQIFALTAAQKGEYINETTFLVSPQALETVQVNVWRGTTTNIAVFSDGLQMLAVNMGDGSPYKPFFSPLFQFMAGVEDESEAKEQLAAFLRSPRITERTDDDLTLLLATLVS